In one window of Leptospira sp. GIMC2001 DNA:
- a CDS encoding STAS domain-containing protein, which yields MEIDLKKTGNTVIINISGSLDIYTSLDFKTFLEANVKEGDSNLHVLVNLEKLNYIDSSGIGMLIKQLNYVQELKGKFSIANMKPAIEKVFKVAGLTSYFHTIGEEEFKAQYSS from the coding sequence ATGGAAATAGATCTTAAGAAAACTGGCAATACTGTAATCATCAATATATCTGGATCTCTAGACATTTACACGTCTCTTGATTTCAAAACCTTCCTCGAAGCCAATGTGAAAGAAGGCGATTCTAACCTCCATGTCCTGGTTAACTTAGAAAAGTTGAACTATATTGACTCTTCTGGAATTGGAATGCTAATCAAGCAATTGAATTATGTCCAGGAACTAAAAGGTAAATTCTCAATTGCTAATATGAAACCTGCGATTGAAAAGGTTTTCAAGGTAGCAGGATTGACTTCTTATTTCCACACAATTGGAGAAGAAGAATTCAAGGCGCAGTATTCTTCTTAA
- the ppk1 gene encoding polyphosphate kinase 1 yields the protein MTQIDISNPEIFFDRELSWVDFNNRVLEEAQNQSNPLLERLKFLCITETNLDEFFMVRVAGLLNVRQSGAEERSLSGHSTSEILQTLSKKVSEFVNTQYATLGEIMGQLRNEGIIIQNSEELTADEIKLVRDYYKKDVSSILTPLAIDTSHPFPHILNKTLNLAILLTSDDDKSKREIFAVVQVPSVLPRFLALPDRGEEKRFFPLEEIIKLHLSDLFHGMKVKEIHPFRIIRDADISINEEETASDLLTSMKNELKNRMWGDAIRLDLMKGSGRIREVLKELLELQEYQLYEVDGPLNLNDLMYFYNLDKTSTANLKFTFPQPKAGFYGKSIDNIFQSIRKGDKLLHHPYESFKSIEDMLKKASADNKVLAIKMTLYRTSGDSPIIQYLSEAAENGKQVTVLVELKARFDEERNIRWAKKLEDSGVHVVYGVVGLKIHCKMLLIVRKEDDKLNRYVHLGTGNYNSTTARFYTDLSLFTNNTEITEEVALLFNVITSNAKMPQTNHIYAAPLYLKEKFIELIEEEASFALSGKKAHIIFKMNSLVDPDIIISLYKASQAGVQIDLIIRGICCLKPGIPGISENIRVRSIIGRYLEHSRVYYFGNNGKSKYFLASADCMPRNFLRRIEVMFPILEEKNREKIDKILQLQLTDNTSARVLQADGNYVKLEPVNDEPAINAQVDMANL from the coding sequence ATGACTCAAATTGACATTTCAAACCCGGAAATCTTCTTTGATAGAGAATTGTCCTGGGTTGATTTCAACAACAGGGTATTGGAAGAGGCGCAAAACCAATCCAATCCCTTGCTAGAAAGACTCAAGTTCCTCTGTATTACAGAGACGAATTTGGATGAATTTTTCATGGTTCGTGTTGCCGGACTACTCAACGTTAGGCAGAGTGGTGCAGAAGAAAGATCCTTAAGTGGTCATAGCACATCTGAAATTCTGCAAACTCTCTCTAAGAAAGTATCTGAATTCGTGAACACTCAGTATGCAACTCTCGGCGAGATTATGGGACAACTTCGTAATGAAGGCATCATCATCCAAAACTCCGAAGAATTAACCGCTGATGAGATCAAGCTAGTTCGCGATTATTATAAAAAGGACGTATCATCCATTCTTACACCGTTAGCAATTGATACTTCTCATCCATTTCCGCATATTCTAAATAAGACATTGAATCTTGCCATACTACTAACCTCCGATGATGACAAGAGCAAAAGAGAAATTTTTGCCGTTGTGCAAGTGCCAAGCGTTCTACCTAGATTTCTTGCTCTGCCCGATCGTGGTGAAGAAAAAAGATTTTTCCCACTTGAAGAAATCATCAAGTTACATCTCTCCGATTTATTTCATGGTATGAAGGTAAAAGAAATTCATCCTTTCCGAATTATAAGAGATGCGGATATATCAATAAACGAAGAAGAGACTGCATCCGATTTATTAACCTCTATGAAGAATGAGTTGAAGAATCGAATGTGGGGTGATGCGATTCGCCTCGACCTCATGAAAGGATCGGGAAGAATACGAGAAGTCTTAAAAGAGTTACTTGAGTTACAAGAGTACCAATTGTACGAAGTAGATGGACCACTCAACCTCAATGATCTAATGTATTTTTATAATCTAGATAAAACATCTACGGCAAATTTAAAATTCACCTTTCCTCAACCGAAAGCTGGATTCTACGGCAAGAGTATTGATAATATCTTCCAAAGCATTCGTAAGGGTGATAAATTATTGCATCATCCTTACGAGAGTTTTAAGTCCATCGAAGATATGTTAAAAAAAGCAAGTGCTGATAACAAAGTACTTGCGATCAAGATGACTCTTTATAGGACCAGTGGCGATAGTCCGATCATACAATATTTATCAGAAGCTGCAGAAAATGGTAAGCAAGTAACCGTACTTGTTGAACTAAAGGCTCGCTTTGATGAAGAAAGAAATATTCGCTGGGCGAAAAAACTAGAAGATTCTGGTGTGCATGTTGTGTATGGAGTAGTCGGACTTAAGATTCACTGCAAGATGTTACTTATCGTACGCAAAGAAGATGATAAACTCAATCGCTATGTTCATCTTGGTACAGGTAACTACAATTCTACAACAGCAAGATTCTATACGGATTTGAGTTTGTTTACGAACAACACTGAGATAACAGAAGAAGTTGCACTACTCTTCAATGTGATAACAAGCAATGCAAAAATGCCGCAAACGAATCATATCTATGCAGCTCCTCTTTATCTAAAAGAGAAATTTATTGAGCTCATTGAAGAGGAAGCGAGCTTTGCATTGTCGGGTAAAAAAGCACATATTATTTTCAAAATGAATTCTCTTGTTGATCCAGATATCATCATCTCTTTGTACAAGGCAAGTCAAGCGGGCGTGCAAATTGATCTAATCATAAGAGGGATTTGTTGCCTTAAGCCGGGTATACCTGGTATATCGGAGAATATTCGAGTAAGATCCATAATTGGAAGATACCTCGAGCATTCTCGGGTTTACTATTTTGGCAATAATGGTAAATCAAAATATTTCTTGGCGTCGGCTGATTGTATGCCCCGAAATTTTTTGCGAAGGATTGAAGTAATGTTTCCCATCTTAGAAGAAAAGAATCGAGAAAAGATTGATAAAATTTTACAACTTCAACTTACCGATAATACCTCAGCTCGAGTATTACAAGCTGACGGAAATTATGTAAAACTAGAACCCGTAAACGATGAACCAGCAATCAATGCACAGGTGGACATGGCGAATTTATGA
- a CDS encoding LIC10729 family protein encodes MFHWICILILFIHTTTSFADEKSKFPDFINFGVEKGSENFATYSELEVWANYQGWSIDQDQGWMGLRNHICRMIPEEGYEFLMQKDPESKTGTYLYLEFTKYNPGARRPLLPRVLRIYVNGKLREVLEVGRSLNFQNPVRIWLDPSEYSDSRILIRLEPVGPIAKGRYWGIWDAFLSEKPI; translated from the coding sequence ATGTTTCACTGGATTTGTATTTTGATTCTTTTTATCCACACTACTACAAGTTTCGCAGATGAAAAATCAAAATTTCCAGATTTTATAAACTTTGGAGTAGAAAAGGGTTCAGAGAATTTTGCCACCTACTCTGAGCTAGAAGTGTGGGCTAATTACCAAGGCTGGTCCATTGATCAGGATCAAGGTTGGATGGGACTTCGTAATCATATTTGTCGAATGATTCCAGAAGAAGGATATGAATTTCTCATGCAGAAAGATCCTGAATCGAAAACGGGAACCTATCTCTATTTAGAATTTACAAAATACAATCCTGGAGCCCGGCGTCCTCTTCTTCCGCGTGTTCTTAGAATTTATGTGAATGGGAAATTGCGAGAGGTTCTAGAGGTGGGACGTAGTCTAAATTTCCAGAATCCCGTTCGGATATGGCTTGATCCAAGTGAGTATAGTGATAGCAGAATCTTAATACGTTTGGAGCCGGTTGGACCCATTGCAAAAGGTAGGTATTGGGGAATCTGGGACGCTTTTCTTTCTGAAAAACCGATTTAG
- the ribF gene encoding riboflavin biosynthesis protein RibF: MKGFVITLGNFDGAHKGHQALFAKTLEISNKFDLPSMAISYHPNPAIVLGKKSNFTYLQSLEDRKNDILKSGLSRVEVLPFTEELASMEAEDFLETILINKFQAKHIIIGFNHCFGRERRGNFELLKKYETVYDYKVYEVEPVYSGDDKISSSLIRRFLQEGIILSANLCLGKFFNISGTVVEGRKEGRTIGFPTANILIPADLVFPGLGVYATLTNGMPSMTNVGGKPTFGDDRISIESHILNWSGDLYGQSVRLEFVEKIRDVQKFASIDDLKAQLTKDAITSHRILDN; encoded by the coding sequence TTGAAAGGGTTTGTTATTACATTAGGAAATTTTGATGGAGCACATAAAGGACACCAGGCACTTTTTGCAAAAACTCTAGAAATTTCTAACAAATTTGACTTACCTTCTATGGCGATTAGTTACCATCCTAATCCTGCAATCGTTCTTGGCAAAAAATCCAATTTCACTTATCTACAAAGTCTTGAAGATCGCAAGAATGATATTCTAAAATCTGGATTGAGCCGAGTTGAAGTCCTTCCTTTTACAGAAGAATTGGCTTCGATGGAAGCAGAAGATTTTCTTGAGACAATTCTAATCAACAAATTTCAAGCAAAACATATCATCATAGGTTTCAACCACTGCTTTGGACGAGAACGTAGAGGAAATTTTGAGTTATTGAAGAAGTATGAAACTGTATATGATTACAAAGTCTATGAAGTCGAACCAGTTTATTCTGGTGATGACAAAATTTCTAGCTCTCTGATTCGCAGGTTTTTACAAGAAGGTATTATATTATCAGCTAATCTATGCTTGGGTAAATTTTTTAATATTTCGGGTACGGTAGTTGAAGGAAGAAAAGAGGGGCGAACCATTGGCTTCCCAACTGCGAATATTTTAATCCCAGCGGATTTGGTTTTTCCTGGACTCGGTGTGTATGCAACTCTTACTAACGGAATGCCTTCGATGACCAATGTTGGTGGCAAACCCACTTTCGGCGATGACAGAATCAGTATAGAATCTCATATTTTGAATTGGTCAGGGGATTTGTATGGACAATCCGTTCGCCTAGAATTTGTTGAGAAAATACGTGATGTCCAAAAATTTGCAAGCATTGATGATCTTAAAGCACAACTCACAAAAGATGCAATCACATCACATAGAATTCTGGACAATTAA
- the fliD gene encoding flagellar filament capping protein FliD, translating to MPAFTMPGMASGQNTNDIVKQLVELEKKPIKRWEMENLYSKAQAEAWTEMKNKTNDLNSKTRNLTTFTSPLATKKIVPSEEGVLSGEATRGAKAGKKSIEIIELATKHQVTGKQTDLETKIKAGKFAIVSGKEKIELEFTGGSLNDLTNLIKNSAASIANTHLIRVNPEEGILSLTATKSGIKSKLKFMDPDGILFQGGLVGEYTPPPEAKTLAVNLDITKTDAFQSEKFENNIQPAYNPIQSETGIELKTLTAYSFLITETKPQEDDYLRFQLNGESKPPRLDVGIYYKVGEEERYKNASIFPTDEGYVWKLDDSLKGKAIQKVVITNSGEESIFISKLELVSQPEWKGAEPIQNIAEAKDAKFKIDGVEISRDKNEGLNDVLESVSLNLLKVTEKPITFDIEPETDKGKELIKSFVKSYNELILFSKEITAVDRDGKISDKDFAADNDRKADIGKDFWKNKEKTGLLAGDNAVLRLTSGLKTIISGAYPNKQEKGFRTLAEIGISTGQIGTSWEKMQDGLLQIDEDLLNRALNENPEAVKELFASDLNSDAVSDEGVGYRIVEHLKPYNQFTGGIVNSKIQLLEDNISDNKKKIKNQEAHILAYEGKLKQRFLYMEQGVGRNKSIGNYLNNNLRGAQ from the coding sequence ATGCCAGCATTCACTATGCCAGGAATGGCCTCAGGACAGAACACAAACGACATAGTTAAGCAACTCGTAGAGCTGGAGAAAAAACCCATCAAAAGATGGGAGATGGAAAATCTCTATTCCAAAGCGCAAGCTGAAGCTTGGACGGAAATGAAGAACAAAACCAATGATCTCAATTCCAAAACTCGTAATCTTACAACTTTTACATCTCCACTTGCCACCAAAAAAATTGTTCCATCTGAAGAAGGAGTTCTTAGCGGTGAGGCGACCCGTGGCGCAAAAGCTGGAAAAAAATCCATTGAAATCATAGAACTTGCAACCAAGCACCAAGTAACTGGTAAGCAGACAGATTTGGAGACTAAGATCAAGGCTGGGAAATTTGCCATTGTATCTGGAAAAGAAAAAATCGAATTGGAATTCACTGGTGGAAGCTTAAATGATCTAACGAATCTTATCAAGAATTCGGCTGCATCCATTGCAAACACGCACTTGATTCGAGTAAATCCCGAAGAAGGAATTTTAAGTCTTACTGCAACCAAGTCTGGTATCAAATCTAAATTGAAATTTATGGATCCAGATGGTATTTTATTCCAAGGAGGACTGGTTGGTGAATACACTCCGCCTCCGGAAGCAAAAACTCTCGCAGTCAATTTAGATATTACAAAAACAGATGCATTTCAATCTGAAAAATTTGAAAACAATATTCAGCCGGCATACAATCCTATTCAATCGGAAACTGGAATTGAACTCAAAACTCTAACGGCTTATTCTTTTTTAATCACAGAAACCAAACCTCAAGAAGATGATTATTTACGATTTCAATTGAACGGTGAATCTAAGCCACCAAGATTGGATGTTGGGATCTATTATAAAGTTGGAGAGGAAGAGCGTTATAAGAACGCATCGATTTTTCCAACAGACGAAGGATATGTTTGGAAACTTGATGATAGTCTGAAAGGCAAGGCGATTCAGAAAGTAGTAATTACAAATTCAGGGGAAGAATCAATATTTATTTCCAAACTGGAATTGGTTTCTCAACCTGAATGGAAAGGTGCTGAGCCTATTCAAAATATTGCAGAAGCAAAAGATGCAAAGTTTAAGATCGACGGAGTTGAGATCAGTCGAGACAAGAATGAAGGTCTCAATGATGTTTTGGAAAGTGTTTCTTTGAATTTACTCAAAGTTACAGAGAAACCGATTACTTTTGATATCGAACCTGAAACAGACAAAGGAAAAGAGCTGATTAAATCTTTTGTTAAGTCTTACAATGAATTGATTTTATTCTCGAAAGAAATTACAGCAGTTGATCGTGATGGCAAAATATCTGATAAGGATTTTGCAGCAGACAACGATAGAAAAGCCGACATCGGAAAAGATTTCTGGAAGAACAAAGAAAAAACTGGACTTCTTGCTGGAGACAATGCTGTTCTTCGACTTACATCTGGACTTAAAACTATCATCAGTGGTGCCTATCCGAACAAACAAGAGAAAGGATTTCGAACTCTTGCAGAAATTGGTATTTCAACCGGACAGATTGGTACATCGTGGGAGAAAATGCAAGATGGACTTCTTCAGATTGACGAAGATCTGTTGAATCGAGCTCTCAATGAGAATCCGGAAGCTGTAAAAGAACTATTTGCGTCTGATTTGAATTCCGATGCGGTTTCTGATGAAGGAGTTGGTTATCGTATTGTGGAACATTTGAAACCATACAACCAATTCACTGGTGGAATCGTAAATTCAAAGATTCAGTTGCTAGAAGACAATATATCCGATAATAAAAAGAAGATAAAGAACCAAGAAGCACATATCTTAGCATACGAAGGCAAGCTAAAGCAAAGGTTTTTGTATATGGAGCAGGGAGTTGGTCGAAACAAATCAATCGGCAACTACCTCAATAATAATCTTAGAGGGGCGCAATAA